Proteins from one Deinococcus sp. AB2017081 genomic window:
- a CDS encoding TetR/AcrR family transcriptional regulator, with translation MVFNVRARSDEAKRERRDQILSAARNLWQTYRYPDLTLAAIATEVGVTKAALFAYFPSKEDLFLTLYETLLGEWFAALDRHLLLGGTHTPESLARTLGTLTLERPELTRLIPLLATILEHNITPERALTHKTWVAGHLAQTVPLLETALPGLPDGGGRRLLTYTQALIAGLQPMSEPSPAVCRALDDTGLAALHLRLDTALPDALGALIRGLCRP, from the coding sequence ATGGTTTTCAATGTCCGCGCACGAAGCGACGAAGCCAAACGCGAACGCCGCGACCAGATCCTCAGCGCGGCCCGGAACCTGTGGCAGACCTACCGCTATCCCGACCTCACCCTGGCGGCCATCGCCACGGAGGTCGGGGTCACGAAGGCGGCCCTGTTTGCCTACTTTCCCAGCAAGGAAGACCTGTTTCTCACCCTGTACGAGACCCTGCTCGGCGAGTGGTTCGCGGCCCTCGACCGGCATCTGCTCCTGGGCGGCACCCACACGCCCGAGAGCCTGGCCCGCACCCTGGGCACCCTGACCCTGGAACGCCCGGAGCTCACCCGCCTGATTCCGCTGCTCGCCACGATCCTGGAACACAACATCACCCCGGAACGCGCCCTGACCCACAAGACCTGGGTGGCGGGGCACCTCGCGCAGACCGTCCCCCTGCTGGAGACCGCGCTGCCCGGCCTGCCCGACGGCGGCGGCCGGCGGCTGCTCACCTACACGCAGGCGCTCATCGCGGGGCTGCAGCCCATGAGCGAGCCCTCGCCCGCCGTGTGCCGTGCCCTGGACGACACCGGGCTCGCCGCGCTGCACCTGCGTCTGGACACCGCGCTGCCGGACGCGCTGGGCGCCCTGATCCGCGGCCTGTGCCGCCCCTGA
- a CDS encoding stalk domain-containing protein → MLSEVRRRQNHAHRHRSPALLTALCLLLPPAQGGTLLGLAAGLVAATAVASAAPISAGSVQLTFSVDQPAAYVNGETGGWTNPPRVIGGRTMLPLREAAALLGRPISPGGQGGAVQLGRLSVDTRTSSAALGGAAQPAGTVATVGGVLYISVRTLADALNANLVAADDSGRTLTLTALRDGGNPLSPQARFSTDKAVYAPGERVVYTEYAFDPDGADITSRRWAGRQEAYFQPGTYTVTLSVTNSRGLQSPPYTRTIRVEGNPIDTPLTYALKYALPGDAFPDAQVLSYPAARPTPVGGDTAPLIFSDSPEVPTTSGVLYQDTVTGRARVLAYHLNGLGRPARLYVLARNLGARPVDVHTRRLGETAPTRIEGTLGQVTLMEYFASQGGPTLSLAPGQTAAVYASPTLNPGSGVNVMQDLEATGSVELTILMLEDTLPPTAQVAQQLPYLKPDGRHVRGTFPDAVRHLRVSLGALPTRITIGDGQLDPALTGTDVLTGQSVTLAGNYGVLYDLEVTGAAGSAVALSPRGGLYRGAMHITDGPIVQAIKLPRTGTALNPGAPTLMWRAASDTLNIDFVPASGSNLPISLVFYRAQTLPGWGGVTKTYQP, encoded by the coding sequence ATGCTGTCTGAAGTCCGACGCCGCCAGAACCACGCCCACCGGCACCGAAGTCCGGCCCTCCTGACTGCGCTGTGCCTGCTGCTGCCGCCTGCTCAGGGCGGCACACTGCTGGGGCTGGCGGCCGGACTGGTCGCCGCCACCGCCGTGGCCAGCGCCGCGCCGATCTCGGCGGGTTCGGTGCAGCTGACCTTCTCGGTCGACCAGCCCGCCGCATACGTGAACGGCGAGACCGGCGGGTGGACGAATCCCCCGCGCGTGATCGGAGGCCGCACCATGCTGCCCCTGCGGGAGGCGGCGGCGCTGCTGGGCCGCCCCATCAGTCCGGGCGGCCAGGGCGGCGCGGTGCAGCTGGGGCGCCTGAGTGTGGACACCCGCACCAGCTCGGCGGCCCTGGGCGGCGCCGCCCAGCCGGCGGGCACGGTCGCCACCGTGGGGGGCGTGCTGTATATCAGCGTGCGCACCCTGGCCGATGCCCTGAACGCCAATCTGGTCGCGGCCGACGATTCGGGCCGCACCCTGACCCTGACCGCGCTGCGCGACGGCGGCAATCCCCTGAGCCCGCAGGCCCGCTTCTCGACCGACAAGGCCGTGTACGCGCCGGGCGAGCGGGTCGTGTACACCGAGTATGCCTTTGATCCGGACGGCGCGGACATCACCTCGCGCCGCTGGGCCGGGCGGCAGGAGGCGTACTTCCAGCCGGGCACGTACACGGTCACCCTGAGCGTCACGAACAGCCGGGGCCTGCAGAGCCCACCCTACACGCGCACCATCCGGGTCGAGGGCAATCCCATCGACACACCGCTGACCTACGCGCTGAAGTACGCGCTGCCCGGCGACGCCTTCCCGGACGCGCAGGTGCTGTCGTATCCGGCCGCGCGGCCCACGCCGGTCGGCGGCGACACCGCGCCCCTGATCTTCAGTGACAGCCCCGAGGTGCCCACCACCAGCGGCGTGCTGTATCAGGACACCGTCACCGGCCGGGCGCGGGTGCTGGCGTACCACCTCAACGGTCTGGGCCGCCCCGCCCGGCTGTACGTGCTGGCCCGCAACCTGGGGGCGCGGCCCGTGGACGTCCACACCCGGCGCCTGGGCGAGACTGCCCCCACCCGGATCGAGGGTACGCTCGGCCAGGTCACGCTGATGGAATACTTCGCGTCCCAGGGCGGCCCCACCCTGAGCCTCGCGCCGGGGCAGACGGCCGCCGTGTACGCCAGCCCCACCCTGAATCCCGGCAGCGGCGTGAACGTCATGCAGGATCTGGAGGCCACCGGCAGCGTGGAACTGACCATCTTGATGCTGGAGGACACCCTGCCGCCCACCGCCCAGGTCGCGCAGCAGTTGCCGTACCTGAAGCCCGACGGCCGCCACGTGCGCGGCACCTTCCCGGACGCCGTGCGGCACCTGCGCGTCTCTCTTGGGGCACTGCCCACGCGCATCACCATCGGGGACGGGCAGCTCGATCCGGCCCTGACCGGCACCGACGTCCTGACCGGCCAGAGCGTGACCCTGGCCGGCAACTACGGCGTGCTGTACGACCTGGAGGTCACCGGCGCGGCCGGCAGCGCCGTGGCCCTGAGCCCGCGCGGCGGCCTGTACCGGGGGGCCATGCACATCACCGACGGCCCGATCGTGCAGGCCATCAAGCTGCCGCGCACCGGCACCGCCCTGAATCCCGGAGCGCCCACCCTGATGTGGCGGGCCGCCTCGGACACCCTGAACATCGACTTCGTGCCGGCCAGCGGCTCGAACCTGCCGATCAGCCTGGTGTTCTACCGTGCCCAGACCCTGCCCGGCTGGGGCGGCGTGACCAAGACCTACCAGCCGTAA
- a CDS encoding magnesium transporter CorA family protein, whose protein sequence is MIRAQRLDTGHDLHWNGETQGVWVDCRDPSADDLAVLRAAFPVNRLALEDALEHGHWSRAEQYPEHEFITLRSFTHPDQPDEFTERLSIFVYRDAVLTLSSTSTHALDAVWGLVGRDAVNTPHEVTYELLDHTADTFFTLASGFEMQLDALEERVFMKARENPVPAVFELKHLLAQARRLASDAREATAVLGRHADCSPQDLVRYRDAQDSFTRAAGRLDSLRDFLTSLLDLHLNLQSQRMNEVMRTLTSVSVVFLPLTFLAGVWGMNFQHMPELPWRYGYALAWASFLLVGGVLAVYFKRRGWW, encoded by the coding sequence ATGATCCGCGCCCAGCGTCTGGACACCGGCCACGACCTCCACTGGAACGGCGAGACCCAGGGTGTGTGGGTGGACTGCCGCGATCCCAGTGCCGACGATCTGGCCGTGCTGCGCGCCGCGTTCCCCGTCAACCGGCTGGCCCTGGAGGACGCGCTGGAGCACGGGCACTGGAGCCGCGCCGAACAGTACCCGGAGCACGAGTTCATCACGCTGCGGTCGTTCACGCACCCGGATCAGCCCGACGAGTTCACGGAGCGGCTGAGCATCTTCGTGTACAGAGATGCCGTGCTGACCCTGAGCAGCACCAGCACGCACGCCCTGGATGCCGTGTGGGGGCTGGTCGGCCGGGACGCGGTGAACACACCGCACGAGGTCACCTACGAACTGCTCGACCACACTGCCGACACCTTCTTCACGCTGGCCAGCGGCTTCGAGATGCAGCTGGACGCGCTGGAGGAACGCGTGTTCATGAAGGCCCGCGAGAACCCGGTGCCGGCGGTCTTCGAGCTCAAGCATCTGCTGGCGCAGGCCCGGCGGCTCGCGTCGGACGCGCGGGAGGCGACGGCCGTGCTGGGCCGGCACGCGGACTGCAGCCCGCAGGATCTGGTGCGCTACCGCGACGCCCAGGACTCGTTCACACGGGCCGCCGGGCGGCTCGACAGCCTGCGCGACTTCCTGACCAGCCTGCTCGACCTGCACCTGAACCTCCAGAGCCAGCGCATGAACGAGGTGATGCGCACCCTGACGTCGGTGAGCGTGGTATTCCTGCCGCTGACCTTCCTGGCGGGCGTGTGGGGCATGAACTTCCAGCACATGCCGGAACTGCCGTGGCGCTACGGCTACGCCCTGGCGTGGGCCAGCTTCCTGCTGGTCGGCGGCGTGCTCGCTGTGTATTTCAAGCGGCGTGGCTGGTGGTAA
- a CDS encoding Type 1 glutamine amidotransferase-like domain-containing protein, with the protein MKLLLTSGGVSNASIRDALIELLGKPISECSALCIPTAEYGHPWCTPQSAWRFIAGRSPAPMCDLGWSSVGVLELLALPSIGAGRWVPWVQAADVLLVDGGDAMFLAHWMRESGLLDLLPSLADKVWVGVSAGSMVMTPRIGDDFVSWRPPGGSDRTLGLVDFSIFPHLEHPDMPHNTLAAAERWAQAIAGPCYALDDQSAIVVADGSTRVVSEGQWRQLRE; encoded by the coding sequence ATGAAACTGCTACTCACATCCGGCGGAGTCAGCAACGCGAGCATCCGGGACGCGCTGATCGAACTTCTGGGCAAGCCGATCTCTGAGTGCAGCGCCCTGTGCATTCCCACCGCCGAGTACGGCCACCCGTGGTGTACGCCGCAGTCGGCGTGGCGCTTCATCGCCGGGCGCTCGCCGGCGCCCATGTGCGACCTGGGCTGGTCGTCCGTGGGCGTGCTGGAACTGCTGGCGCTGCCCAGCATCGGGGCCGGGCGCTGGGTGCCGTGGGTCCAGGCGGCCGACGTGCTGCTGGTCGACGGCGGTGACGCCATGTTCCTGGCCCACTGGATGCGCGAGTCCGGGCTGCTCGATCTCCTGCCGTCGCTGGCCGACAAGGTCTGGGTGGGCGTCAGTGCCGGCAGCATGGTCATGACCCCCCGCATCGGGGACGACTTCGTGAGCTGGAGGCCGCCCGGCGGGAGCGACCGCACGCTGGGCCTCGTGGACTTCTCGATCTTCCCGCACCTGGAGCACCCAGACATGCCGCACAACACCCTGGCGGCCGCCGAACGCTGGGCGCAGGCCATCGCAGGGCCGTGCTACGCCCTGGATGACCAGAGTGCCATCGTCGTGGCAGACGGCTCCACCCGCGTCGTCTCCGAGGGACAGTGGAGACAGCTCAGGGAATAG
- a CDS encoding sulfurtransferase — translation MPPSSPLTSADWLRAHLNDANVRVLDCRYALSDPLTGRIAYLGGHVPGAVYADLETDLSGPLAEDGAGGRHPLPDPETLAAWLGSVGIGNDSVVVCYDDPSTGQGFYAARAWWLLRWLGHAQVSVLDGGWPAWVAARGEVSTEDPDVSPATFTPHVRADLVATAQDVQQRPAGTLLIDSRAPARYRGEVEPIDRKAGHIPGAVNREWAGALDEGGHWRAGTEQATRLDTGDAPTVTYCGSGVSATPNLLARELAGVPLGPDNRLYAGSWSDWISDDARPVATGDDAGR, via the coding sequence ATGCCTCCCTCCTCTCCCCTGACGAGCGCCGACTGGCTGCGCGCCCACCTGAACGACGCGAATGTGCGGGTGCTGGACTGCCGCTACGCGCTGAGTGATCCGCTGACCGGGCGGATCGCCTATCTGGGCGGACACGTGCCGGGGGCGGTGTACGCAGATCTGGAGACCGACCTGAGCGGCCCCCTGGCCGAGGACGGTGCGGGCGGCCGGCACCCGCTGCCTGACCCCGAGACCCTGGCGGCGTGGCTGGGCAGCGTGGGTATCGGGAACGACAGCGTAGTCGTGTGCTACGACGATCCCAGTACCGGGCAGGGCTTCTACGCGGCGAGGGCGTGGTGGCTGCTGCGCTGGCTGGGGCACGCGCAGGTCAGCGTGCTGGACGGCGGGTGGCCCGCGTGGGTCGCGGCTAGGGGTGAGGTCAGTACCGAGGATCCCGACGTGAGCCCGGCGACCTTCACCCCCCATGTCCGCGCCGATCTGGTCGCCACCGCGCAGGACGTGCAGCAGCGCCCGGCGGGCACCCTGCTGATCGACTCCCGCGCCCCGGCCCGGTACCGGGGCGAGGTCGAGCCCATCGACAGGAAGGCCGGACATATTCCGGGGGCCGTGAACCGCGAGTGGGCCGGGGCGCTGGACGAGGGCGGCCACTGGCGGGCCGGCACGGAGCAGGCCACCCGGCTGGACACCGGGGACGCGCCGACCGTCACGTACTGCGGCAGCGGCGTGAGCGCCACCCCGAACCTGCTGGCGCGGGAACTGGCGGGCGTGCCGCTGGGGCCGGACAACCGCCTGTATGCCGGGTCATGGAGCGACTGGATCAGCGACGACGCGCGGCCCGTGGCGACCGGCGACGACGCGGGCCGCTGA
- the xseA gene encoding exodeoxyribonuclease VII large subunit, with the protein MTRRRKKAEVTRPPEQFLELAEVLQYVAAVIARGVPGAVWVRAEVASLTDRRHLYLDLVQLAEDGEIARCRATVWARERAELEGKFRRATGGSLEAGLKVLLFCTPEFHPQYGFSLHVLDIAPEFTLGDAAARLGVMRDTLVQEGVYGLNRALLAPRDYARVAVVSPEGAAGLGDFRRETDALEAAGVIEFTYLQATFQGREASGSVTRAVAQARALHADAPLDALVVIRGGGATSDLAWLNDLDIARAVATFPAPVITGLGHARDDTLPDEVAHTRMDTPSKAAALIVGTVAQAAAQAQQDARTIRAAGARAFVDADARARWARDRLVGGAARVIDRQRADVDALMRQALGLTPERTLARGYALVRNAGGVPVTRAAQVQAGQSLSLEFGDGVVDVQAGSRR; encoded by the coding sequence ATGACCCGTCGCCGGAAGAAGGCCGAGGTGACCCGCCCCCCCGAACAGTTCCTGGAACTGGCCGAGGTTCTGCAGTACGTCGCGGCCGTCATCGCGCGGGGCGTGCCTGGTGCCGTGTGGGTGCGGGCCGAGGTGGCGTCGCTGACCGACCGGCGGCACCTGTACCTCGACCTCGTGCAGCTGGCCGAGGACGGCGAGATCGCCCGCTGCCGCGCCACCGTGTGGGCACGGGAACGCGCCGAGCTGGAGGGCAAGTTCCGTCGCGCCACCGGCGGTTCGCTGGAGGCCGGGCTCAAGGTCTTACTGTTCTGCACGCCGGAATTCCACCCGCAGTACGGCTTCTCGCTGCACGTGCTGGACATCGCCCCGGAGTTCACGCTGGGCGACGCGGCGGCCCGGCTGGGCGTCATGCGCGACACGCTGGTGCAGGAGGGCGTGTACGGCCTGAACCGCGCCCTGCTTGCGCCCCGCGACTACGCCCGCGTGGCCGTCGTCTCGCCCGAGGGGGCCGCCGGCCTGGGCGACTTCCGCCGCGAGACGGACGCGCTGGAGGCTGCCGGGGTGATCGAGTTCACGTATCTGCAGGCGACCTTCCAGGGCCGCGAGGCGTCCGGCAGCGTGACCCGCGCCGTCGCGCAGGCCCGCGCCCTGCACGCGGACGCGCCGCTGGACGCACTGGTCGTGATCCGGGGGGGCGGGGCCACGTCGGATCTCGCGTGGCTGAACGATCTGGACATCGCCCGCGCCGTGGCGACCTTTCCCGCGCCGGTCATCACCGGCCTGGGCCATGCCCGCGACGACACCCTGCCGGACGAGGTCGCGCACACGCGCATGGACACGCCCAGCAAGGCCGCCGCCCTGATCGTGGGCACCGTGGCGCAGGCCGCGGCCCAGGCGCAGCAGGACGCCCGCACCATCCGCGCGGCCGGAGCGCGGGCCTTCGTGGACGCCGACGCCCGGGCCCGCTGGGCCAGGGATCGTCTGGTGGGCGGCGCGGCCCGCGTGATCGACCGCCAGCGGGCCGACGTGGACGCCCTGATGCGTCAGGCGCTGGGCCTGACCCCCGAGCGCACCCTGGCGCGGGGCTACGCGCTGGTGCGGAACGCGGGGGGCGTGCCTGTCACACGCGCCGCGCAGGTACAGGCCGGGCAGTCCCTGTCCCTGGAATTCGGCGACGGCGTGGTGGACGTGCAGGCCGGCTCCCGGCGCTGA
- the der gene encoding ribosome biogenesis GTPase Der yields the protein MHKVAIVGRPNVGKSSLFNRLVGRRDAVVADFPGVTRDAKEGLMLHQNHRIVLIDTGGLWSGDEWEQAIREKAEWAMEGAQAVMFVLDPREGLSAADYEVAEWLRRLGKPVIVVANKIDSPKHDVYMAELWGLGFGDPVPVSAEHARGLDDLLDRVMEHLPEDDEDVPEIAPIRISLIGRPNVGKSSLLNAITQSDRAIVADQPGTTRDSLDVEWDYGGQRFVLVDTAGIRKKPDTAIEDYAIQRSQAAIARSDLIWLVVNATELGDHELKLANLAYDSGKPVIVVVNKWDLVPDDELKRTEKDLNQKLHHISYAPRVYTSAINDYGIHDMLAEAMKLHEKWQGRIPTAELNRWLEVWQMRQAVPNFHGKKLKMYFMTQVETAPPTFAIFCNRADFVTRAYEGFLQNRIREDLDLAGIPVRLKWKEKGPYKRGQKNEEAEA from the coding sequence ATGCATAAAGTAGCCATTGTGGGCCGACCGAACGTCGGCAAGTCCAGCCTGTTCAACCGCCTGGTCGGCCGCCGGGACGCGGTCGTCGCGGATTTCCCCGGCGTGACCCGTGACGCCAAGGAAGGGCTGATGCTGCATCAGAACCACCGGATCGTCCTGATCGACACGGGCGGGCTGTGGAGCGGCGACGAGTGGGAGCAGGCCATCCGCGAGAAGGCCGAGTGGGCCATGGAAGGGGCGCAGGCCGTGATGTTCGTGCTCGACCCCCGCGAGGGCCTGTCGGCCGCCGACTACGAGGTCGCCGAGTGGCTGCGCCGCCTGGGCAAGCCCGTGATCGTCGTGGCGAACAAGATCGACAGTCCCAAACACGACGTCTACATGGCCGAACTGTGGGGTCTGGGCTTCGGCGATCCCGTGCCGGTCAGCGCCGAGCACGCCCGTGGCCTGGACGACCTGCTCGACCGCGTCATGGAGCACCTGCCCGAGGACGACGAGGACGTGCCGGAGATCGCGCCGATCCGCATCTCGCTGATCGGGCGGCCGAACGTGGGCAAGTCCAGCCTGCTGAACGCCATCACGCAGAGCGACCGCGCCATCGTGGCCGATCAGCCGGGCACCACCCGCGACAGTCTGGACGTGGAATGGGACTACGGCGGGCAGCGCTTCGTGCTGGTCGACACTGCCGGGATCCGCAAGAAGCCCGACACGGCCATCGAGGACTACGCCATCCAGCGCTCGCAGGCCGCCATCGCCCGCTCGGATCTGATCTGGCTGGTCGTGAATGCCACCGAACTGGGCGACCACGAGCTGAAACTCGCCAATCTGGCGTACGACAGCGGCAAGCCCGTGATCGTCGTGGTGAACAAGTGGGACCTCGTGCCCGACGATGAACTCAAGCGCACCGAGAAGGATCTGAACCAGAAGCTGCACCACATCAGCTACGCGCCGCGCGTGTACACCAGCGCGATCAACGACTACGGCATCCACGACATGCTGGCCGAGGCCATGAAGCTGCACGAGAAGTGGCAGGGCCGCATTCCCACGGCGGAACTGAACCGCTGGCTGGAGGTCTGGCAGATGCGTCAGGCGGTGCCGAACTTCCACGGCAAGAAGCTCAAGATGTACTTCATGACGCAGGTCGAGACCGCGCCGCCGACCTTCGCGATCTTCTGCAACCGCGCCGACTTCGTGACCCGCGCCTACGAGGGCTTCCTCCAGAACCGCATCCGCGAGGATCTGGATCTGGCGGGCATCCCCGTGCGCCTGAAGTGGAAGGAGAAGGGGCCGTACAAGCGCGGCCAGAAGAACGAGGAGGCCGAGGCCTGA
- a CDS encoding SDR family NAD(P)-dependent oxidoreductase, producing the protein MSHTPQTAPRPTALVTGASGGIGEAIARQLAARHMDLILTARSADRLHDLATDLSTRHGIQAHVVPLDLARQDAAATLEQHVRVLGLAVDVLVNNAGFADYGEFHTLERTRQLEMIQVNVSVLTDLTHRFLPGMVARGRGRVLNIASTAAFLPGPLMAVYYATKAYVLSFSEAVNEELRGTGVHVTAACPGPVATGFQAAAQMEGSRLLASAAGQRVIMTPDAVATEAIDAMLRGQPVRVIGLMNRVQAFLPRLIPRSILPRIVKQAQARAQ; encoded by the coding sequence ATGAGCCACACCCCGCAGACCGCCCCCCGGCCGACCGCTCTCGTCACTGGAGCCAGCGGCGGGATCGGTGAGGCCATCGCCCGTCAGCTCGCCGCCCGCCACATGGATCTGATCCTGACCGCCCGCAGTGCGGACAGACTCCACGACCTGGCCACCGATCTGAGCACACGGCACGGCATTCAGGCCCATGTCGTGCCGCTCGACCTCGCCCGCCAGGACGCCGCGGCCACCCTGGAGCAGCACGTCCGGGTTCTGGGCCTGGCGGTGGACGTCCTCGTGAACAACGCCGGATTCGCCGATTACGGCGAGTTCCACACCCTGGAACGCACCCGGCAGCTGGAGATGATCCAGGTGAACGTCAGCGTCCTGACCGACCTCACGCACCGCTTCCTGCCGGGCATGGTGGCGCGCGGGCGCGGCCGGGTGCTGAACATCGCCAGCACCGCCGCGTTCCTGCCGGGCCCGCTCATGGCCGTGTACTACGCCACCAAGGCCTATGTCCTGAGCTTCAGCGAGGCCGTGAACGAGGAACTGCGCGGCACCGGTGTGCACGTCACGGCCGCGTGTCCCGGCCCGGTCGCCACCGGCTTCCAGGCCGCCGCACAGATGGAGGGCAGCCGCCTGCTCGCCTCGGCGGCCGGGCAGCGCGTCATCATGACGCCCGACGCGGTCGCCACCGAGGCCATTGACGCCATGCTGCGTGGCCAGCCCGTGCGCGTCATCGGCCTGATGAACCGCGTGCAGGCCTTCCTGCCCAGGCTCATCCCGCGCAGTATCCTCCCCAGGATCGTGAAACAGGCGCAGGCTCGCGCGCAGTGA
- a CDS encoding zinc-dependent alcohol dehydrogenase family protein, translated as MRALVYEAFGARPTIETVPDPVPTPDGVVVQVGASGVCRSDWHGWMGHDPDIRLPHVPGHELAGTIVAVGAQVTSFRVGDRVTVPFVAGCGRCEPCRAGQQQVCHAQFQPGFTHWGSFAQFVALGYADQNLVRLPDAMDFATAASLGCRFATSFRAVSQQGRLRGGEWVAVHGCGGVGLSAVMIAQALGGRVIAVDIDDERLALAARLGAEVTVNGRTTPDVPAAIMEVTDGGAHLSLDALGHPQTLRNSVLGLRTRGRHVQVGLLLADHAQPPVPMDRVIARELELLGSHGMAAHAYPELLGMIGRGVLNPAALIGQRIGLDGAADALTGMDAFTGTGVTVIDSF; from the coding sequence ATGCGTGCCCTGGTCTACGAGGCGTTCGGTGCCCGGCCCACCATCGAGACCGTGCCCGACCCGGTTCCCACCCCGGACGGCGTGGTGGTGCAGGTCGGGGCGAGCGGCGTGTGCCGCAGCGACTGGCACGGCTGGATGGGCCACGACCCGGACATCCGCCTGCCTCACGTGCCCGGCCATGAACTGGCGGGCACCATCGTCGCGGTGGGGGCTCAGGTCACGTCGTTCCGGGTGGGTGACCGGGTCACGGTGCCGTTCGTGGCCGGGTGCGGGCGCTGCGAACCGTGCCGCGCCGGGCAGCAGCAGGTGTGCCACGCACAGTTCCAGCCGGGATTCACGCACTGGGGCTCGTTCGCGCAGTTCGTGGCGCTGGGCTACGCCGACCAGAACCTCGTGCGGCTGCCGGACGCGATGGACTTCGCCACGGCAGCCAGCCTGGGGTGCCGCTTCGCCACGTCCTTCCGGGCGGTGTCGCAGCAGGGGCGGCTGCGGGGCGGCGAGTGGGTGGCGGTTCACGGCTGCGGCGGCGTGGGCCTGTCGGCGGTCATGATCGCCCAGGCCCTGGGTGGCCGGGTGATCGCCGTGGACATCGACGACGAGCGCCTGGCCCTGGCCGCCCGGCTGGGAGCCGAGGTCACCGTGAACGGCCGCACCACCCCGGATGTCCCGGCCGCGATCATGGAGGTCACGGATGGCGGGGCCCACCTGTCGCTGGACGCCCTGGGACACCCGCAGACGCTGCGGAACTCGGTGCTGGGCCTGCGCACGCGGGGCCGCCACGTGCAGGTCGGACTGCTGCTGGCCGATCACGCGCAGCCGCCGGTGCCGATGGACCGCGTGATCGCGCGGGAACTGGAACTGCTGGGCAGCCACGGCATGGCCGCGCACGCCTACCCCGAGCTGCTCGGCATGATCGGGCGCGGCGTGCTGAATCCGGCCGCGCTGATCGGCCAGCGCATCGGCCTGGACGGCGCGGCGGACGCCCTGACCGGTATGGACGCCTTCACTGGCACCGGCGTGACGGTCATCGACTCCTTCTGA
- the crcB gene encoding fluoride efflux transporter CrcB has protein sequence MLGGAVGAAARYGTQLTLAPLVARTGFPVAVLLINVLGSFLLGLTVALVGRGVWPEAARLAFGTGVLGAFTTFSTFSVELGDLLTGGRAGSAAVYALLSVGLGVLAALLGRSVGERL, from the coding sequence ATGCTGGGCGGGGCCGTGGGCGCGGCCGCCCGCTACGGCACGCAGCTGACCCTGGCCCCCCTGGTGGCCCGCACGGGCTTTCCGGTCGCGGTGCTGCTGATCAATGTCCTGGGCTCGTTCCTGCTGGGCCTGACCGTCGCCCTGGTCGGCCGGGGCGTGTGGCCCGAGGCGGCGCGGCTGGCCTTCGGCACCGGCGTGCTGGGAGCCTTCACGACCTTCAGCACCTTCAGCGTGGAGCTGGGTGATCTGCTGACCGGGGGCCGGGCCGGCAGCGCCGCCGTGTACGCGCTGCTCAGCGTGGGGCTGGGCGTGCTGGCCGCCCTGCTGGGCCGCAGCGTGGGGGAGCGCCTGTGA